The genomic interval TTCGCCCGCTCGCTCCTCTCCGGCGAGCCGGTCACCATCTACGGAGACGGCCGCCAGGTGCGCGACGTCCTCTGGATCGACGACCTGGTGCGGGCGATGCGCCTGGCGATGGACCGCATCGACACGGTGGCCGGCGAGGTCTTCAACATCGGCGGGGGCGCGGCCAACGCCGTCAGCGTGCGCGGCGTGATCGAGCGCCTGCGCGAGCTCACCGACTCCGCCGTCCCCGTCTCCCATGCCGACTGGCGCCCGGGCGACCAGCGGATCTACGTCTCCGACACCGCGAAGGCGGAGCGCGTCCTCGGCTGGCGCGCGGAGACGCCGTGGGAGGAGGGGCTGGGCCGGCTGGTGGAGTGGCTGCACGAGGCCCGGCTGGCCACCCCCGTGCTGGCGCTCTCCGAGCCGGCGGTGGAGGAGCCCGCGCTCGTCCAGGCCGCCCGCTGACGCATCGACGTCATCATCGACCTCTGCCGACCACGGAATGACGGTCACCGACACGATCACCACCACGATGAAGGCCGCGCGGCTCGTGGGCCCCGGCGAGCTGCGCCTCGAGGAGGTGCCGCTCCCCGAGCCCGGGCCGGGGCAGGTGCGCATCCGCCTGGAGGGGTGCGGCGTCTGCGCGTCGAACCTCGTGCCCTGGGGCGGCGCCGAGTGGATGCGCTACCCGCTGGAGCCCGGCGACCTGGGGCACGAGGGGTGGGGCGTGGTCGACGCGGTGGGCGAGGGCGTCGAGGGGATCGCCGTCGGGCAACGGGTGGCCGCGCTCTCCTACCGCTCCTACGCCGAGTACGACCTGGCCGACGCGGCGAGCGTGGTCCCCCTGCCGCCGGAGCTGGACGGGCGGCCCTTCCCCGGCGAGCCGCTGGGGTGCGCGATGAACATCTTCCGCAGGAGCGGCGTCCACGCCGGGCAGACGGTGGCCGTGGTGGGCGTCGGCTTCCTGGGCGCGCTCCTCGTCCGGCTGGCGAAGGACGCCGGCGCGCGGGTGATCGCCGTCTCGCGCCGCCCCTTCTCGCTGGACGTGGCGCGCGAGATGGGCGCCGACGAGCTGGTGCCGATGGACGACCACTGGCGGATCATCGAGCGGGTGAAGGAGCTGACCGGCGGCGCCTTCTGCGAGCGGGTGATCGAGGCGGTGGGGAAGCAGTGGCCGCTGGACCTGGCGGCGGAGATCACGAAGGAGCGGGGGCGGCTGGTGGTCGCGGGCTACCACCAGGACGGGCCGCGCCAGGTGAACATGCAGCTCTGGAACTGGCGCGGGCTCGATGTGGTCAACGCCCACGAGCGCGACCCGCAGGTCTACCTGGACGGCATCCGCGCCGCCGTGGACGCCGTCGCCTCGGGGCGCCTGGATCCCACGCCGCTCTACACGCACACCTTCCCGCTCGACCGCCTGGGCGACGCGCTGGACGCCACGCGGGACCGGCCGGACGGGTTCCTGAAGGCGCTGGTGGTGCCGGGGTGAGGAAGTGCGAGGTGCGAGGTGCGAGGTGCGAGGTGCGAGGTGCAAAGTGCGAACGGCCCCCGCGACATCCATCGGATGTCATTCCGAGGGAGCCCGCGCGCTGGACTCGCCTCCGCACCGAGCCCTCAGGATGACCGCGTTTTGTC from Longimicrobium sp. carries:
- a CDS encoding zinc-binding dehydrogenase, which translates into the protein MTVTDTITTTMKAARLVGPGELRLEEVPLPEPGPGQVRIRLEGCGVCASNLVPWGGAEWMRYPLEPGDLGHEGWGVVDAVGEGVEGIAVGQRVAALSYRSYAEYDLADAASVVPLPPELDGRPFPGEPLGCAMNIFRRSGVHAGQTVAVVGVGFLGALLVRLAKDAGARVIAVSRRPFSLDVAREMGADELVPMDDHWRIIERVKELTGGAFCERVIEAVGKQWPLDLAAEITKERGRLVVAGYHQDGPRQVNMQLWNWRGLDVVNAHERDPQVYLDGIRAAVDAVASGRLDPTPLYTHTFPLDRLGDALDATRDRPDGFLKALVVPG